The Bos indicus x Bos taurus breed Angus x Brahman F1 hybrid chromosome 10, Bos_hybrid_MaternalHap_v2.0, whole genome shotgun sequence genome has a segment encoding these proteins:
- the LOC113899621 gene encoding olfactory receptor 4F3/4F16/4F29-like, translating to MDGGNRSVVSEFLLQGLTSSWEVQILLFLLFTLFYIASMLGNLLIVLTILSDHHLHSPMYFLLANLSFIDTGVSSIATPKMISDLFRRHKVISFRGCITQMFFIHTVGGAEMVLLTVMAYDRYVAICKPLHYPTIMSLRMCTSLLAVAWTIGLIHSVAQLAFVVNLPFCGPNEMDSFYCDFPRFIKLACTDTYRLEFLVTANSGFISMGTFFILIVSYIFILVTVRKHSSGGSSKALSTLSAHITVVVFFFGPCIIVYVWPFPTLPIDKFLAIFDALITPFMNPIIYTLRNKEMKMAMRRLFGKVLSFKKSFFMHNSRNSD from the coding sequence ATGGATGGCGGaaatcgctcagtggtgtctgaattTTTGCTGCAGGGACTCACCAGTTCTTGGGAGGTCcagattcttctttttctattgttcacattattttatatagCGAGTATGTTGGGAAACCTTCTCATTGTGCTCACAATTCTCTCAGACCACCATTTACATTCCCCCATGTACTTTTTGTTGGCAAATCTCTCCTTCATTGACACAGGTGTTTCCAGCATTGCAACCCCAAAGATGATTTCTGACCTTTTCAGAAGACACAAAGTCATCTCCTTCAGAGGCTGCATCACTCAGATGTTCTTTATTCACACTGTTGGGGGTGCAGAGATGGTGCTGCTCACAGTCATGGCCTATGACCGGTATGTTGCCATCTGTAAGCCGCTCCACTACCCGACCATCATGAGCCTAAGAATGTGCACTTCTCTTCTGGCTGTTGCTTGGACCATTGGACTCATCCACTCTGTGGCCCAGCTGGCTTTTGTTGTCAACTTACCCTTTTGTGGCCCCAATGAAATGGATAGCTTTTACTGTGATTTTCCTCGGTTCATCAAGCTTGCATGTACAGACACGTATAGATTGGAGTTTCTGGTCACTGCCAACAGTGGTTTCATCTCCATGGGCACCTTCTTTATCCTGATTGTGTCTTACATCTTCATCCTGGTCACGGTTCGCAAACACTCTTCAGGTGGTTCATCCAAGGCCCTTTCTACCCTCTCAGCTCACATCACTGTGGTAGTTTTTTTCTTTGGCCCTTGCATTATTGTCTATGTGTGGCCATTCCCTACCTTACCCATAGATAAATTTTTAGCCATCTTTGATGCTCTTATTACTCCTTTTATGAATCCTATTATCTACACACTTAGAAATAAGGAGATGAAGATGGCAATGAGGAGACTGTTTGGTAAGGTTTTAAGTTTTAAGAAGAGTTTTTTCATGCACAATTCAAGAAATTCAGATTGA